From Triticum urartu cultivar G1812 chromosome 2, Tu2.1, whole genome shotgun sequence, a single genomic window includes:
- the LOC125541743 gene encoding endoglucanase 11-like gives MDTPRNVYEVSASAPGSDVAGETAAALAAASLVFKAADPDYSRRLVAAARDVMAFAWQHQGKYSDHVGGGVSNYYPSYSGYKDELLWGSAWLLWTTKNSSYLNDLMSLGANDGVDMFSWDNKLAGARVLLSRRALLDRDKRLEPFTRQAEEFICRVLPKSSSPSSTTPYTPGGLMHRSGNANLQYVASASFLLTTYAKYMAVSNRAFSCQNLPVTHKALRALAKRQVDYVLGDNPLGMSYMVGYGASSPHRIHHRASSMPSVDVHPAHIGCQEGFQSYLYAGGPNPNVHTGAVVGGPDQNDAFPDDRTDYARSEPTTYTNAPLVGCLAYFAGSYKK, from the exons ATGGACACGCCGCGGAATGTGTACGAGGTGTCGGCGTCCGCCCCGGGGTCCGACGTCGCAGGGGAGACCGCGGCCGCGCTCGCCGCAGCCAGCCTGGTCTTCAAGGCCGCCGACCCGGACTACTCCAGGAGGCTGGTCGCGGCGGCCAGGGACGTGATGGCGTTCGCTTGGCAGCATCAGGGGAAGTACAGCGACCACGTCGGCGGCGGCGTCAGCAACTACTACCCGTCCTACTCCGGCTACAAG GACGAGCTCCTATGGGGATCCGCATGGCTGCTCTGGACGACGAAGAACAGCTCCTACCTCAACGACCTCATGTCCCTCGGCGCCAACGACGGCGTCGACATGTTCAGCTGGGACAACAAGCTCGCCGGGGCGCGCGTCCTTCTGTCACGG AGGGCTCTGTTGGACAGGGACAAGAGGCTGGAGCCGTTCACGCGTCAAGCGGAGGAGTTCATCTGCCGCGTCCTGCCCAAGTCCAGCTCCCCTTCGTCGACGACGCCGTACACGCCGGGCGGGCTGATGCACCGGTCGGGCAACGCCAACCTGCAGTACGTCGCCTCGGCGAGCTTCCTGCTCACCACCTACGCCAAGTACATGGCCGTCTCCAACCGCGCCTTCTCCTGCCAGAACCTCCCCGTCACCCACAAGGCCCTCAGGGCCCTGGCCAAGAGGCAGGTGGACTACGTGCTGGGCGACAACCCGCTGGGGATGTCCTACATGGTGGGCTACGGCGCCAGCTCCCCTCATAGGATACACCACAGGGCGTCCTCCATGCCGTCCGTGGACGTGCACCCGGCGCACATCGGCTGCCAGGAGGGTTTCCAGAGCTACCTCTACGCCGGTGGCCCTAATCCCAACGTGCATACCGGCGCCGTCGTCGGCGGGCCGGACCAGAACGACGCGTTCCCGGACGACCGCACTGACTACGCGCGGTCGGAGCCCACCACGTACACCAACGCACCCCTCGTAGGTTGCCTCGCCTACTTTGCCGGCAGCTACAAGAAATGA